The genomic window GCTCGACGTGCTGCGTCTCACCACCGAGAACCTGGTGCTCGAGATGCAGAGATCGCTGGACTTCTTCAGCGCCACCTCGGCCGAGGAGGAGATCCATCGGATCTTCCTCTCCGGCGGCTCCTGTCGCGTACCGGGGCTCGCCATGGCGGTGGAGGAGAAGGTGGGCATCCCGGTGGAGATCCTCAGCCCCTTCCGAGGCGTCCACGCCCCCGACAAGCTCTTCGACCCCGACTACCTGGAGGCCATCGGACCGGTGGCCGCCGTCGCAGCGGGTCTCGCGCTGCGGAGGACGGACGAGCGATGATCCGGATCAACCTCCTCCCCGTCCGCGCCGAGAAGAAGCGGGAGAGCCTGCGCCAGCAGGTGGTCCTGGGCGTCGCGGTGCTGGTGCTCCTGGGCATCGGGATCGGGGCCGTGCATGTCATGCTCACCAACGACATCGCAGACCTCCAGACCCGCATTGCGCAGCGCCGGGCCGAGATCTCCCGGCTCCAGGGGATCATCGGCGAGGTCCGGGAGTTTCGCAAGAAGAAGCGGGAGCTCGAGGAGAAGATCGAGGTCATCGCCCAGCTCGAGGCCCGCCAGCGGGGGCCCGTGCGGGTGCTCGACGAACTGGCCCGGATCGTGCCCAAGGAGATCTGGATCGAGAAGCTCAAGGACTCCGGCGGGGCGCTTTCGCTGGAGGGCTTCGCCATCGACAACCAGACCATCGCCCGGTTCATGACGAGCATGGAGGCGAGCCCCTGGTTTCGCGGGGTGCGTCTCGAGGTGACGCGCCAGGTCGCCAAGGGGGGCGTGAACCTCAAGGCCTTCACGATCCGAGCGTCCGTAGCCTACAGGGAGGCGGGGTGACCCATGGCCGCAGCCGTCGACACCTATCTCAAGTGGTCGGGGCGCAAGAAGGCCCTGGTCTGGGTGGCTCTGTGCGCCGTCATCGGCGCGGGGTACTACTTCGCCCTCTTCCAGCCCCGCCTCCAGGAGCTGCGCGGCCTCGAAGCCCAGTACGACAAACTGGGTCAGGAGCTGCGCGAGAACCAGGCCATCGCCGACAACCTGCCCCAGGTGCAGGAAGAGGTGCGCCGTTTGGACGAACGGCTCACCGAGGCCAAGAAGAAGCTCCCCGAGCAGGACGAGATCCCGACTCTCCTCCAGAAGATCAGCGACCTGGGCAAGGAGGCGGGGCTCGAGTTCCTGCTCTTCCGTCCGGGCACGCCGGTGCCGAAGGATTTTTACGCCGAGGTGCCCCTGGAGCTCCAGATTTCCGGCACCTACCACGACCTGGCGACCTTCTTCGACAAGGTGGGGCGGCTGGATCGGATCGTCACCATCGAGGACATCGATTTCGGGGTTCCCAAGGCGACCCCAGGAAGTCTCAAGCTCACGGCGAGCTGTCGGGCGGTAACCTTCAAGTTCATCGACGCGCCTCCGCAGACGGCTGCGGCGCCTGGCAGGCCCGGAGCCCCCCGGGGAGCTCCGGCCCAGAATACGGGAGGCAGGTAGAATGCGCGCCTCGTGGAAGACGGCGATGTGGGCGGGGCTCGCAGTGCTGGCCGCGTGCAGCGGCGGGACCCCCCCACCAGCATCCCCGCCGGCCCCAGCCGCTCGCGCTCCCCAAGCTCCTGCAGCGGCACCCGCGCCGGCGGCCCCCGCCGTGACAGAACCGGAGCCGGCTTTCTCGTACCAGCCTGCCGGCCTGCGCGACCCCTTCGAGCCCTTCATCCGGCTCGACGAGCCCAAGACCAAGGCGAAGCCCCAGGTCTTCGTCCCCCGCACGCCCCTGCAACGGTATGCCCTGGAAGAGATTCGCCTGGTGGGGGTCATG from Thermodesulfobacteriota bacterium includes these protein-coding regions:
- a CDS encoding PilN domain-containing protein, encoding MIRINLLPVRAEKKRESLRQQVVLGVAVLVLLGIGIGAVHVMLTNDIADLQTRIAQRRAEISRLQGIIGEVREFRKKKRELEEKIEVIAQLEARQRGPVRVLDELARIVPKEIWIEKLKDSGGALSLEGFAIDNQTIARFMTSMEASPWFRGVRLEVTRQVAKGGVNLKAFTIRASVAYREAG
- a CDS encoding type 4a pilus biogenesis protein PilO, with the translated sequence MAAAVDTYLKWSGRKKALVWVALCAVIGAGYYFALFQPRLQELRGLEAQYDKLGQELRENQAIADNLPQVQEEVRRLDERLTEAKKKLPEQDEIPTLLQKISDLGKEAGLEFLLFRPGTPVPKDFYAEVPLELQISGTYHDLATFFDKVGRLDRIVTIEDIDFGVPKATPGSLKLTASCRAVTFKFIDAPPQTAAAPGRPGAPRGAPAQNTGGR